A region of Malaclemys terrapin pileata isolate rMalTer1 chromosome 20 unlocalized genomic scaffold, rMalTer1.hap1 SUPER_20_unloc_2, whole genome shotgun sequence DNA encodes the following proteins:
- the LRRC4B gene encoding leucine-rich repeat-containing protein 4B codes for MAAPRCCSRRGPPPPRPSRMFWKPVLLLGFWLPSLAWAGASPTSCPAACSCSNQASRVICTRRELVEVPESISINTRYLNLQENNIQLIKTDTFKHLRHLEILQLSKNLIRKIEVGAFNGLPNLNTLELFDNRLATVPTQAFEYLSKLRELWLRNNPIESIPSYAFNRVPSLRRLDLGELKKLEYISEAAFEGLVNLRYLNLGMCNLKDIPNLTALVRLEELELSGNRLDMIRPGSFQGLTSLRKLWLMHAQVSTIERNAFDDLKSLEELNLSHNNLMSLPHDLFTPLHRLERVHLNHNPWHCNCDVLWLSWWLKETVPNNTTCCARCHAPANLKGRYIGELDQSHFTCYAPVIVEPPTDLNVTEGMAAELKCRTGTSMTSVNWLTPNGTLMTHGSYRVRISVLHDGTLNFTNVTVQDTGQYTCMVTNSAGNTTASATLNVSAVDPAATGYTYFTTVTVETLETAQEDALPTKKEPGPTPAVGWDVTYSTTSLTPRSTRSTEKPYTVPITDAAEGGMKDLDDVMKTTKIIIGCFVAITFMAAVMLIVFYKLRKQHQFHKHHGPTRTIEIINVEDELPAAAGAPGDSHLALPALEHDHLNHYAAFKAHYNNNAGALACAKNPLLNSIHEPLLFKSSSKENVQETQI; via the coding sequence ATGGCTGCCCCCCGTTGCTGCTCCCGGAGGGGGCCGCCACCTCCCCGTCCCTCTAGGATGTTCTGGAAGCCGGTCCTGCTGCTGGGGTTTTGGCTGCCCTCGCTGGCGTGGGCCGGAGCTTCGCCCACGTCCTGCCCGGCCGCCTGCTCCTGCAGCAACCAGGCCAGCCGGGTGATCTGCACGCGCCGGGAGCTGGTGGAGGTGCCGGAGAGCATCTCCATCAACACGCGGTACCTCAACCTGCAGGAGAACAACATCCAACTCATCAAGACCGACACCTTCAAGCACCTGCGGCACCTGGAGATCCTGCAGCTGAGCAAGAACTTGATCCGCAAGATCGAGGTGGGCGCCTTCAACGGCCTGCCCAACCTCAACACGCTGGAGCTCTTCGACAACCGCCTGGCCACGGTGCCCACCCAGGCCTTCGAGTACCTCTCCAAGCTGCGGGAGCTCTGGCTGCGGAACAACCCCATCGAGAGCATCCCGTCCTACGCCTTCAATCGGGTGCCCTCCCTGCGCCGCCTGGACCTGGGCGAGCTCAAGAAGCTGGAGTATATCTCCGAGGCGGCCTTCGAAGGGCTGGTGAACCTGCGGTACCTGAACCTGGGCATGTGCAACCTCAAGGACATCCCCAACCTGACGGCGCTGGTGCggctggaggagctggagctgtCGGGCAACCGGCTGGACATGATCCGCCCCGGCTCCTTCCAGGGCCTCACCAGCCTGCGCAAGTTGTGGCTGATGCATGCCCAGGTGTCCACCATCGAGCGCAACGCCTTCGATGACCTGAAGTCACTGGAGGAGCTGAACCTGTCCCACAACAACCTCATGTCGCTGCCCCACGACCTCTTCACCCCCTTGCACCGGCTGGAGCGGGTGCACCTCAACCACAACCCCTGGCATTGCAACTGTGACGTCCTCTGGCTCAGCTGGTGGCTAAAGGAGACGGTGCCCAACAACACCACCTGCTGCGCCCGCTGCCACGCCCCGGCCAACCTCAAGGGGCGTTACATCGGCGAGCTGGACCAGAGCCACTTCACCTGCTACGCGCCGGTCATCGTGGAGCCGCCCACCGACCTCAACGTGACGGAGGGGATGGCGGCGGAGCTGAAGTGCCGGACGGGCACCTCCATGACCTCGGTCAACTGGCTGACGCCCAACGGGACGCTGATGACGCACGGCTCGTACCGGGTGCGGATTTCCGTCTTGCACGACGGCACGCTCAACTTCACCAACGTGACGGTGCAGGACACGGGGCAGTACACCTGCATGGTGACCAACTCGGCCGGCAACACCACGGCGTCGGCCACCCTCAACGTCTCGGCCGTGGACCCGGCCGCCACCGGCTACACCTACTTCACCACCGTCACCGTGGAGACGCTGGAGACGGCCCAGGAGGACGCGCTGCCCACCAAGAAGGAGCCGGGCCCCACGCCCGCCGTGGGCTGGGACGTGACCTACTCCACCACCTCCTTGACGCCCCGCTCCACCCGCTCCACGGAGAAGCCCTACACCGTGCCCATCACCGACGCGGCCGAGGGCGGCATGAAGGACCTGGACGACGTGATGAAGACCACCAAGATCATCATCGGCTGCTTCGTGGCCATCACCTTCATGGCGGCCGTCATGCTGATCGTCTTCTACAAGCTGCGCAAGCAGCACCAGTTTCACAAGCACCACGGCCCCACCCGCACCATCGAGATCATCAACGTGGAGGACGAGCTGCCGGCCGCGGCCGGCGCCCCCGGCGACAGCCACCTGGCCCTGCCGGCCCTGGAGCACGACCACCTCAACCACTACGCGGCCTTCAAGGCCCACTACAACAACAACGCGGGGGCCCTGGCCTGCGCCAAGAACCCGCTCCTGAACTCTATCCACGAACCTCTGCTTTTCAAGAGCAGCTCAAAGGAGAACGTGCAGGAGACGCAGATCTGA